Sequence from the Planctomycetota bacterium genome:
GCCCCGCCACGGGCGGCGCCACAAGGCCAGATGGCGGACCCGACCGGAGATCTCATGGCCGGCCTCGGAGGGCCGGCCGCTCCGGCGGGCCCGGTCGACGTTGGCCCGCAGAAGCGCCGCCAGGCGCGGGGCCGGGCAGGAGGTGCTGACCACCGTCGCCGCGCCGGCCTCGTAGGCCCCGCGCAGGCGCGCCGGCTCCGGGCGCCGCGTGACGGCGGCGACGTAGAGTCCCGGAACCGCGGCGCGCAGGTCCCCGACGAGCGCCGCGCCGCCGTCGTCCAGGTCCACCACCGCCAGGGCCGGCGCCGGACGCCGCGCCCGGGTCAGCGCCCGGGCCTCCGCCGCGTCCCGCGCTTCGAGGACGAAGAGCCCCGTGGCCGCGATCGCCTGCGCCAACGTCTTCCGAAGCTCGGGGTCGGTCCCATGCACGAGAACCGCCGGAGCCGCCGCGGGGTCCCGCCGGCGCTCGACGATCGCCTCCTCCACGGCCCGCACCCACTCGCGCGGGGAAGCGGAGGCGTCCACGATCCGCCGGATGCCGACTTCGCGCAGGCGCTCCCGGAGCGCGTCGGTGGCTTCCGGGGCGATCATCAGGACGGGAACATCACTTCCAAGATTTCTCAAACCCTGAACCAGATCCAAGGGGTCCGCCTCCCGCAGGTCGGCCCCGCACAGGACGGCGTCGCAGGAAGCTTCTTGGAGCTGCCGGAGGGCGTGCTCGGGGGCCCGCGACGCGCGGGTGCGATACCCCGCCCGCGAGAAGGCCTGCACCAGAGCCTCCAGGCGTCCCAGGTCGTCTTCGCAAATCAGCACGCTTTTCATACCGGGCTCCTTACTTGACTGTTGAAGGAGCAATCCGCGTGCCAACCGAACGCCCCCGGAGTCCCCCGAGGGGGCCGGAAGCGGCACGACAAAGGTGTTGGGGCGTTCCCTCAAAGTGGTATGATGACCTGGAACCCCTTCCCGGGAGGTCGCCATGGGCTCCGTGCCGTTTTTCCGGATTCCGCTCAACCTGCCCCACGCGGGTACGATCGCGCTGCGGATCGAATATCACCTTCAGGGGACCGACGCGGACTCGGAGCTGATGAAGCCGGTGGAGCGCCTCATCGAGATCCTGGCGCCGTACCGGGAGGCGGGGGAAAATCCGCCGGCGGAGGAGGCCCGGAAGGTCGTGGAGGAAGCGGCCGAGCTGGGCCGCCGGATCGTGGAGTCGATTGAGCGGCTCAAGGCGGGACACGACCGCCTGGGCCAGGCGATCCGCAACCTCTTCGAGTGCCTGGAGCTGGGCGAGGAAGGGGCGCGCCTGTCCCTTCGAGCGGGGGAGAATCCGCAGTCGCCCCTCCGGCCGATCTGAGGGCGGTCGAACGCGGGGCGAAAAGCCGGCCGGCGCTCCGCCGTACCATAGGCGAACGTTCGGAAGGGGGATCGTGCGATGAAGGGTGCATTCCTGCGCCTGGGCTTGGTGACCCTGATGATGGCGGCGGTGGCGGCCGTGGCCGCTTCCCAGGGTCCGGGAGGAAAGCCGCCGGTCGAGCCGCCCGTGCAGGTGGCCCCGGGCGTCTGGTTCGAGCAGCACAACGACATCGGAACCTTCGGGTCGAACGTCGCCTGGATCGAATTTTCGGACTACGTGGCGGTCGTGGACACGGCCTTCCCGCGGGGGGCCGAGGAAGCGCTCCGGAACATCAAGGCGACGACGAACGGCAAGCCCATCCGGTACGCGATCGTGACCCACTACCACTCGGATCACTCCTTCGGCAGCGGCGCCTTCGCCCGCGAGGGGGCCGCGATCGTGGCCCACGAAAACGCCCGCCGCGAGTACCTGGCCCGCAACGTCGCCGCCTACGCCCGCTCCGCCGAGCGCGACCCGACCTACGCGAAGTATCCTTCCACGGCGCCGAACGTCACCTTCACGGACAAATTCATTCTGGACGACGGCCGGCGCCGCGCGGAGCTCTATTACTTCGGTCACGCCCACACGACCGGTTGCATCTTCACGTTTCTTCCCCGGGAGCGCGTGGTCTTCACGGGAGACGCCTGCGTGAACGGCCCCTTCAACTACCTGGGGGACTCCGACACGGCGAGCTGGATCGACGTCCTCACGCAGGTGGAAACGCTCGAACCCGACATCGTCGTTCCCGGGCACGGTCCGGCGGGGAAACGGGATCTTTTGCGCACCCAGAAGCAGTATTTCGTCGAGCTGCGCGCCCAGGTGGCCCGCCTCGTGGCGGAAGGGAAGACGCTCGACGAGGTGAAGAAGGCCGTCGACATTCCCCTCTGGAAGGCCTGGACCGGTCAGGCGCGGATGAGCGAGCCCAACATCGCTCACGTCTACGGGGAAATGACGCGCGGGCCGCTCAACTGGGCCGGCGGGGACCCGGGGCAGCCCGGCCGGTCGGTGGTCGCTCTGCCGATGGAGAAGGGCAAGGAGCGGCCGCGGCTGAAGATGCTCGTGGGGACCCTGTCGAACGAGGACCGGGCGGGGCTGGCGCAGCGGGCGCCGAACGTGGAGTTCATCGAGGCGCGCGACCGGGAGGAGGCGCTCCGGCACGCCCCCGACGTCCACGCCGCGGTGGGCCAGTTCGTCTCGCCCGAGTTTCTCCGGCGCGCGGAGAATCTTCGCTGGGTCCAGCAGTTCAGCGCCGGAGTGGAGCATCTGGTGTCCATCCCGGAACTCCGGGACAACGACCGCGTGGTGCTCACCAACATGAAGGCGATGTTCGGACCGCCGATCGCCGATCACGTGATGGGCATGCTCCTTTCGCTGACGCGGAGCCTTCCGCACTATCACGACCTCATGAAGGAGGGACGGTGGGGGCGCGGCTCGGACGCGCCCTACCAGGGCGAGCTTCAGGGCAAGACGATGCTCGTCGTCGGGCTGGGCGGGAACGGGCTGGAAACCGCGCGGCGCGCGCACGCCTTCGGAATGCGCGTCTGGGCCACGGATCCCAAGGAGATGGCCGTGCCCTTCTACGTCGCGCGCCTGGAAAAGCCGGACCGGCTGGCGGCGCTTCTGCCGGCGGCGGACGTGGTGGTTCTGGCGTGCCCGCTGACGCCCGAGACGCAGGGGCTTTTCGGATCGGCTCAGTTCGCCCTCATGAAGGAGGGAAGTTTCCTGATCAACATCGCCCGGGGGAAAGTGGTGGACACGGCGGCCCTCCTCGAGGCCGTGCGGTCGAAGAAGGTTGCGGGGGTGGGGCTCGACGTGACCGATCCGGAGCCCCTGCCGGCGGATCATCCGCTCTGGAAGGAACCGCGGGTGCTCATCACCCCCCATGTGTCGGGACAGTCGCCGGGGACGCGCTTCCGGGTGCGGCAGCTCTTTTTCGAGAACGTGCGCCGCTTCGCCGCCGGCGAACCGCTCCTCAACGTGGTGGACAAGAAGGCGGGATATTGAGGGTCAGATCGTCGCCGTCAGGAGCGCGACCTCGTTCGTGGGTCCCTCCAGGATCGCGCGGCCGTCGGGACCGATGACGAGGCTGTTGCCCTGAAGGATCCGGCCGGCCCACGGTCCCTGCGTCACCGGACCCACGCCGTTGGCCGCCGCGATCGTCAGGTCCCGCCCGCGGGTGCGCGCCCGGTAGGCCTCCCGGATCCAGGCGAGGTTCGTCTCCTCGCCTCCCGGCCGCACCGCCCAGGCGCAGGGAGAAAAGAGGATCCGCGCCCCCATCGCGTAAAGGGCGTCGGGGATCTCCGGCCCCCAGCTGTCGGCGCAGATGTCGACGCCGACCGTGCGGTCTCTCCAGGGGACCACCGCGAGGGACGTGCCGCGCGCGTAGAGCTCCAGGCCGATGTCGAGCTCCGCGATCTTCCGGTGGCGCAGGAGAAGGCGCCCCTCCTCGTCCAGGAAAACCGCGGAATTGTAGAGGCGTTCCCCCTCGCGCTCTTCCAGGCCCGCCACGATCGCCAGGCGGTGGCGCCGCGCCAGGGCCGCCAGCCGTCGCGTGAGGGGGCCGGGGATCGGCTCCGCCGCGAACCGCGCCGCCGGCGAAAGCCACCCCGCCAGGGGACACTCGGGGAGGACCACGACGTCGCACCGCGCCCGGGCCGCCCGGGCGACCGCCTCGAGCAGGGCCGCGACGTTCGCCTTCTTGTCGCCGGGAAGGATCCGGATCTGCGCCAGGCCGACCTTGAGGGGCGAACCCATCGGCCGCCGATCCTACCCGCGCCGCCGCCCCGGATCAATGAACGGAATCTCGCCATTTGGGCCGCGATCGAGTAAAAAGGTGCCGTGACGATCGCCTTCTACCTGCTCCTGGCCGCGCTCCTCCTCCTCCTGAACGCGTTTTTCGTCCTGGCGGAATTCGCCGCCGTCAAGATGCGGCCCTCCCGGGTCCAGGCGCTCGTGGACGAGGGAAACGCCCGCGCCCGGCTCGTTCAGCACGTCCAGGCGCACGTGGACGAGTATCTTTCCGTGTGCCAGGTGGGCATCACGTTCGCCTCGATCGGCCTGGGGTTCGTCGGAGAGCCGGCCATCGCCCGGCTCATCGTCGCCCTGACGGGAGCCTCTTCCGCGACGGCCCACCGGATCGCGATCGGGGTGGCGTATGTCCTGGTGTCCTTTCTTCACATCCTGGTCGGGGAGCTGATTCCCAAGTCGCTGGCCATCCGCCGCACGGAGCCCGCGGCGCTCCTGACGGCTCTTCCGCTGAAGATCTTCCGATGGATCTTCTATCTCCCGCTCGTGATCCTCAACGGGGCGGCCAATGCGGCGCTCGGTCTCTTCGGGCTGCCCCGGACCGTCCGGGAGCCCGAACATACGGAAGAGGAACTCAAAATCCTCCTCGCCCAGTCTCAGACGACGGGACTCCTTTCGTTTCGGCGGCTTCTCCTTCTCGAAAATATCTTCGACCTCGGCGGGGTGCGGGTCCGGGACGCCATGCGCCCCCGGGATTCCGTCAAGGTCCTGCGGGCGGGCGCGACCTGGGAGGAAAACTTCCGCGTGCTGCGGGAAACCCGGTTCTCGCGCTATCCGCTCATCGACGGAGGGGAGCTGCCGGCGGGCATCATCCACGTGAAGGATCTCCTCTACGAGGGGCCGGAGAAGTGGCCCACGCTGGACCTTCGGAAGATCGCCCGGCCGTACGTGACGGCTCTCGAGGACGCGCCCCTGGAGAATCTGCTCGGGGAGTTTCAGCGCCACCGCGTTCACCTGGCGATCGTCCGCAACGCCGAGGGACGCTGGACGGGGTTCCTGTCGCTCGAGGATCTCATCGAGGAAATT
This genomic interval carries:
- a CDS encoding NAD(P)-dependent oxidoreductase, which translates into the protein MKGAFLRLGLVTLMMAAVAAVAASQGPGGKPPVEPPVQVAPGVWFEQHNDIGTFGSNVAWIEFSDYVAVVDTAFPRGAEEALRNIKATTNGKPIRYAIVTHYHSDHSFGSGAFAREGAAIVAHENARREYLARNVAAYARSAERDPTYAKYPSTAPNVTFTDKFILDDGRRRAELYYFGHAHTTGCIFTFLPRERVVFTGDACVNGPFNYLGDSDTASWIDVLTQVETLEPDIVVPGHGPAGKRDLLRTQKQYFVELRAQVARLVAEGKTLDEVKKAVDIPLWKAWTGQARMSEPNIAHVYGEMTRGPLNWAGGDPGQPGRSVVALPMEKGKERPRLKMLVGTLSNEDRAGLAQRAPNVEFIEARDREEALRHAPDVHAAVGQFVSPEFLRRAENLRWVQQFSAGVEHLVSIPELRDNDRVVLTNMKAMFGPPIADHVMGMLLSLTRSLPHYHDLMKEGRWGRGSDAPYQGELQGKTMLVVGLGGNGLETARRAHAFGMRVWATDPKEMAVPFYVARLEKPDRLAALLPAADVVVLACPLTPETQGLFGSAQFALMKEGSFLINIARGKVVDTAALLEAVRSKKVAGVGLDVTDPEPLPADHPLWKEPRVLITPHVSGQSPGTRFRVRQLFFENVRRFAAGEPLLNVVDKKAGY
- a CDS encoding carbon-nitrogen hydrolase family protein, which encodes MGSPLKVGLAQIRILPGDKKANVAALLEAVARAARARCDVVVLPECPLAGWLSPAARFAAEPIPGPLTRRLAALARRHRLAIVAGLEEREGERLYNSAVFLDEEGRLLLRHRKIAELDIGLELYARGTSLAVVPWRDRTVGVDICADSWGPEIPDALYAMGARILFSPCAWAVRPGGEETNLAWIREAYRARTRGRDLTIAAANGVGPVTQGPWAGRILQGNSLVIGPDGRAILEGPTNEVALLTATI
- a CDS encoding response regulator is translated as MKSVLICEDDLGRLEALVQAFSRAGYRTRASRAPEHALRQLQEASCDAVLCGADLREADPLDLVQGLRNLGSDVPVLMIAPEATDALRERLREVGIRRIVDASASPREWVRAVEEAIVERRRDPAAAPAVLVHGTDPELRKTLAQAIAATGLFVLEARDAAEARALTRARRPAPALAVVDLDDGGAALVGDLRAAVPGLYVAAVTRRPEPARLRGAYEAGAATVVSTSCPAPRLAALLRANVDRARRSGRPSEAGHEISGRVRHLALWRRPWRG
- a CDS encoding CNNM domain-containing protein, with product MTIAFYLLLAALLLLLNAFFVLAEFAAVKMRPSRVQALVDEGNARARLVQHVQAHVDEYLSVCQVGITFASIGLGFVGEPAIARLIVALTGASSATAHRIAIGVAYVLVSFLHILVGELIPKSLAIRRTEPAALLTALPLKIFRWIFYLPLVILNGAANAALGLFGLPRTVREPEHTEEELKILLAQSQTTGLLSFRRLLLLENIFDLGGVRVRDAMRPRDSVKVLRAGATWEENFRVLRETRFSRYPLIDGGELPAGIIHVKDLLYEGPEKWPTLDLRKIARPYVTALEDAPLENLLGEFQRHRVHLAIVRNAEGRWTGFLSLEDLIEEILGSIEDEFEVEPPISLADALTPGRVVLGLEASSLEEVIGQAFGQVRPEELPMPRERMVKAVLDRERAMSTYLGRGLAVPHARLEGLDRPVLLFVRPEGGVPVRGRDERARLVFILMTPAGAPRVQVRLLARICGLLDSEYVTERLLEARTPAEIVESVRAAEPLSVS